The segment GTACCAGCCTGGCACGAGGGACTAGAAATGCTTTTCCAGGCAGAGAAGGAACAACTCCAGGAGCTGTGTTTTAAAGCCGAGGGGATCTGGAAATGCTCGGGACGGGAGGAGCGGCCTGAAAGTAGGGTGAGGAAGGTGGACATGCAGCAGTGAGTGGGTTTGGATTGGAGAAGGCTTCTGGAAAAAGTTCTCTGGATGTGTCAGAAGGTGCCGAGAAGCcgctcagcagggctggccgCTCCTAGGCCCTTTCCCTCGCCAGTGCTCTCCAGCTGGCccctcagcagcagagagctgaggcAGGACACCCCACTCCTCGGGGGCTTTCCTCCCGACCCAAAATAGCTGTGGCTTGGCATGTGCCCTGGGGAAGGGTGTTCAGAACGCCAAGGCGATCTCTTGGCCCGTTCTCTGCCGTGCAGGGCGACCGCCGCTCTCGCCTCTTGCCCGCAGTGCTTTTGAGTCAGGCCGGCCTCCGAGGCTGCCCCGGTTCCGCACGTAGGGTGAAATCAGGCTGGGCCGGCCCCGCGGGGTCAGAGCGGCACTGTAGACTGACACCGCCctgggttggggtttttccaGAAGTTATGATGCTTTAGAAGCAGTTAGAAAGTTTGTGATTGCACACCCGACTCCCCACGGGAGCTGTGTCACTGATCGCTTCTGCATAGCCACGGGCTCCAGTGCCGAGACCGAGGCCGGGGTCCAAGATGACACCTTGTGCTTTTGGCTTTATAAGGCTTAGGCTGAGCAAACTCGCCTGTCAGATGCTCTGAAGGCACTGAGCAAGGCATGTGGAAGGGAAGAACTGGCATCTCTTCTTGCCCACCAGCTGCTGCGTGTACCTGAGGCCTTTTGTTACTGAGCCAGTGCTCAGGCTCCTTCTCCAGAGGGGAGCAGCACTCCTTGCACGGCATTTTCAGATCGGAGAGTGGGAAGCTGGAGCCAGTGTTTTGGCCAGAAAAGCTCGAGCCTCAAAGTGGGTCAGCCAGAGAGGACCAAGCTGGGTTTGTTGGTGCTGTGGAAACTTTGAGAAAAGGGAGAGCTTTTCAGGATCGTCCTGCTCTGGCAAGTGAGCTTCAGggaaggctgcagagggggtgacagggggacTGCTGAGGGTGAGATGGGGCACCACAAGCTGCTATGAGCCGATGTTATTGGTGGGATCTATTTTTGGAGCGTGTTAccaggagctgggggaaagcAGACCCCACCCCCAGACCCTATCCAGCACTGGGAACTTTGTGACGGGTACAGCCAGGTCCCAAACAGGGGAATGGGACAGAAGGATCCCATTTCCACACCCCTCTCCATGCTGGGGGCTGACACCAACATCCCTTGGGAGCTGAGAGTTCCCTGCCACGGTGGGCTGTGATCTGCCATGGGGACAGTGCAGCTGGTGTCATGCCTTTGCCACCTGCCTGGAGACAGATGGAAGAGACCACATTAACACAGGAGTTCACAGTTCTCTTACCCATGGCTTGGAGCTGGAGCTTGTGCTTTTTTCAGGACAACTTTGTTGCCGTGCGCCCCACAGCACTTggagcagtgcagcaggagcttCACTCTGGATACAGAGGGCCTGGAATTCAAGTCAGGGATCCAGGAGGGCTATGAGGGCTAGAGGAAGGGATGAGAATagttgcagcagcaggagagaggctTACAGGATCTGCACTTGGGAGGAGCAGACTGAAATTAGGTGGCCTGGATGGGGGCAGAGGGTATCATACAGACCTGCTGAGCGCTGGGGATCTGGGAGTCTTATCATGTTTGTGCTGTGTGCAACACCTACTGCCTGTATTCACAAGTAGTTCTTATCTTGGATGTTGCAAGGACACGCTGGAGGGATGGAGTGAGTGTGTTAGAggcacagaatggtttgggttggagaaGACCTTTAGGGGTTACCTAGTCCAATCTCCCTGCTGTGAGGtttcactagatcaggttgctcaaagtgctgaccttgaacatttccagtgaTAGgccatccacaacttctctggtcaacctgctccagtgtcttACCACCATCATAAGAAACTATTCCTTATGTCCAGTCTAAAACtactttctttcagtttaaaaccttCTCCTCGTGTCACTGCAGGCAAAAGGTCTGGTACAAAGTCTCTCCATCATTCTTATAAGCCCCCTTGTTTATTAAAATGCTTCAGAAAGGTCTTTTGTTGTTGTAATTGCCCTctgaggagctgtgccaggctgcagggccATGCCCATTAAGGTGAGCTCAAACATAGTTCAGATGTGGCAAGAGAGGGATAAGTGGAGCTTCAGGTCCCGAGCAGCCCAAAGCCCCGGGGTGCACTGACCCTGCAGGATGGGGTAAAGCACCCCAGTGCCTGTTGCAGTGAGCAGGACTTTTAAAGATGGGGGAATGGTTGATTTTTCTAGGTGAACTTGTTGAAGGGACTCACCTGGCTGGGACAGCACTGCATCTTTTCGCGTCCCTGGCTGGGGAGAGCTGTCCCATAGCTGGCACGGAGCTGGTCAGGTCTGTGTGGAGCTGGGACTCTCCTGCCCTCGCTGTCTGCCTTTGGGCAGGTTGTtgctgtgcagcagtgcaggaagggcctcccctctccccttggCGTGCCGGTGGCCGTGGGGTTGTGTGGGGCAGCCTTGCTTACAGCTGGCAGCGGCCgtgcggggctgcgggcgcagtgctgcaggcaggttATTATTAGGAGTGGTGCAttgcaggagggagcaggggagaaggagccaggcaggagaggagcagcagagaggttCGCAGTGGATGGGTGTACAGGTTTGTCCCCAGTGGGGTGAATCCCtgttttctcctgccttttgAGCCGGTATGTATGTGACCTGTACTTGTCTTCCATAGCACTGGTGTGAAATGAGCTCTTACCAGGATTTGCAGCTGTGCTTTACGTCCCCAGTGAGTCCAGGCTATATAGAGACCCAGAGGGAGGCGGGGACCAAAAAAGAGGCAGTGCCACATCGAGAAAGAtgctgaaatttttttcttatggtGGAAGGCGTTTTtgtccctggggagggaggcTTTGTTTGAGCAGTTCCCATATAAGGGCAGTTCTACCTTTTaactttctcctttcttttcccttcatcTCTCTCCAAAGGGATGGGAACACTCTTTGATTCCCCTTCTGGAGCTGTGGTATGGATCCAGCACCAACACGAGGAGTGCACACTTTTGTCCTCGTTTGAGTAAGGAGCAGTGTTGCTAGCTTTAAGAGCTTAGAAATTCACAAGCCAGGGCTCTCCCACATCGTCAGATTGTCCAGATACCCCGAGATAACAAATGTGAGGGCTTTTCATATGCTTTCTGGCCTCCTAGACCTTAGGGTTTATTGTTCAAACTTGGTGTGAGTAAGTGAGAGGAGAGATTTTTCACATCCTTGTGCAGAGTCGCAGTGTCTGTGTTGGTGCTTGCATGCATTAAATAGAAACCAGACCTCACAGCACCAGGAAGGGCCCAGCTCTGGTTGCTATCCCAGAGCGATCTCGCTTTCTCAGAAAAATCTGGCTCTCCCAgaagagccaggagctgggtaagaatgcagcagccctgccccatgCCGCACCGCAGCATATGCCAACCCCCTGCTCTATGGGATGGTCATTTAGCCAAGAGCAGTACGGCTTGGTGGCCTCCCAACAGACCGTGGGCTGGGCCAGCACTGCAGCGTGACCCAGGAGGTTGATCTCTGCAGtgaaatataatataataattgcTGGGGGATATATCTTTGCACAGCAAGGCTGGGCGCCTTGCAGCTCCGCTTTTTGCGAAGCTGCAGAGCCCAATACCCACCGGACAGCCTGGCCTAAAGTGGCACAATCCATCCTGCTTCCTTGTGGGATGAAACAGCGCTCTTTAGTCCAGCCTGTTACGCAGCAGTAGAGCCAAGGAGTCTTGTGCCCCTGTGCAGGCAGCgtggcctggcacagggcagccctCTGCATTGGGACAGGCAGAAGAGCAGCCCTTCACACACATCGTGGTCACTCACACTGTGACATGGTTTGGTGTCAAGATCAGGGTTTGTGCCTCTGGACAGCCTGAGCTGCAACACTGCAGACACACCAACGTGGTCGCAAAAATGATGCggatggggcagctctgcaaTCCACCTGCAAACCTGTGTTGTTGAGtgttggagctgctgtggggctcaGGGGCAGACGGAGAGGCTGTGAGGGGCCATGGGCCAGCCCCGGTGAGCAGGGCGTGCGGCCCAGCTGCCGAGCAGAGCCTGCGCTCggtgtccccagctccccccatGGCAGGGCGGGCGGCCgtgctggggcagggtttgtgccGGGGGGGCTGATGGGCTCGGCAGCTGCCATGGCCTGAAAACAAGAGGCCGTGCATTCCTGGGCACGTTCTCCTTCCCGCCCCGGTGCTGTCGTCCCCCCTCTCGGATAGCTTTGGGGTGAGCAGCTGCCGCTCTGTCCTCTCCCTTTGGCAGCCAGTGAGGCGAGGCCAATGGGATCTGAGCAGCGTTTGTCTCCCTAGATGGGAAGAGGAGTACACGGTGCGTGTCCAGCTTCAGGACCGGGTGGTtgagctgcaggaggtgagCATTGCTGTTCCCCCTTGCCCTGCACCCCAGCTGCCCCACACTTGTGCTAATTTGCacatctctctctccctgctgcaggaagccCAGGAGGCTGAAGCttgccaggaggagctggccaTGAAGGTGGAGCAGCTCAAGGCAGAGCTTGTTGTCTTCAAGGGACTGATGAGCAATGTGAGTCCCTAATCCCTCTCCAAGCCCACAGCAGTGCCCTCTCCAAGTGGTGTGGCTGGGTAGAAAAGCAGTTCCTTGGTGGGGCCCGTTGGGCACTGGCAGGGTTGGTCCAAGGCGCAGTGAGCAAAGCAGGGATGTGGGAGCAGTCCTGCAGGAGGGGGAAAGTGGGGGCACTGAGCCGTCTGTCTTGCCTAATAGTCCTCCTCTGTCCCCTTCCTGTGGTGCCGTGGGTTCAGAACATCACGGAGCTGGACACCAAGATCCAGGAGAAGGCCATGAAGGTGGACATGGACATCTGCCGTCGCATCGACATCACTGCCAAGCTGTGTGATGTGGCACAGCAGCGGAACTGCGAGGACATGATCAAGATGTTTCAGGTGAGAAGCGCCcgctgctgctccagactcAGCCACCAGCTCTGGGGAGGAGAAATCCCAAAGGAGGTAGAAGAGACAACACCAGCCCCCTGCTTGGGAGATGCTTGGTCACCCTTGCCCTTGCTCCTTGTGCTCCCTTGCTTTCTGTCTCTCTTGGGAGGACCAGGCAAAAGGGCACAGAGTGGAGGTGGAAAGCTCCAGATGTTGCTTTGGACATCAAGAGTCCCCTCAACCTCTTGCTGACCTGTTGTGTTGGGCCCAGGGACCCCACAGTGCTAGGgaacagctgcaggagggagacAAGTTGCTTGTGCGTCTGTCTCTAACTCcatctctctcccttcccttcccctctccgtcatcttctctctgtctctcttctctgtctctgtctcttttctctttctggatGTTGCTGCCCTTCTGTCTCGCTCTTTGTCCCTACAGAAGCAACTGGTTAGTTCCATTCAGTTGAGAAATTTTACaaattttaaactttcttttaaaaaggtcGGATTCTAAATATTGACATATTTCACCTTTTTCAGACtgtctcttttttcctatttctgtcaCTGTGTTTCCCTGTCTCTGGACTGGGGTGGTGGGTGATTTGAGTTTTTTTGCAGTAAAAGCacattgtttttttctcatcagTTTCACAGATTCCATCTTTAGTTGCttagttttagttttagaaAATGCTAAAACCATATTTTATCCATTGCACCCATCTTTAACCTGATCATAATGAgcccatctctctctctctctctctctctctctctcttttcttccttcctttctttctgtctttctctctttccctttctttctctccctccaccgttcctttcccctccatctcctcccaactgcctgctcctgccctcgGACCCGGCCTCGTTTCTGTAGTCTCTGCACTTGTCTCCCGTTAAGGTCCCAGCCTCGGTGGGGCGGAAGCGGGAGCGCAAGCAGGTCAGCGACGAGGACACCTCGCTGTCAGAGAGCGATGCCTCCCGGAAACCtgacgaggaggaggaggatgagacCACGGCCATGAGTATCAATGAGGAAATGCAGAGGATGCTGAACCAGCTGTGAGTGCGGCTGCTGTGCACCTCTGCCCATGGTGTCGGGCCAGGCTCCAGCACCAGGCTCCCTGCTGGTCCCGGGATGGGGAGGGTGAGGGCAGTCTGTGGCTTCCCTTCCCAGGAGAGGGCAAGATGAGAGATGCTGCTGTGGAGAATGTTCATTCACCCTGTGCTCTGTGGCACAGTGGGACTGACCCCTGGGAGACCTGAGCCCACCTATGCTGAGAGTGGGAGCTGGTCCAGCTCCCCTCCTCTTGCCCCCTATCTCGCCTTTTGGGAATCTGTGCCTGAACTTGCTGGGACTCCTGGCCATAAAGCCAGCCCCTTCCATCAGCTGTTGGGTTTGGGCACACCTGAGTTCAGCCTGGCCAGACCCCcgagagctgcagccctgcccgtgAGCGGGTGCAAGGCTTTGGCACCGACACGCACGCTGCCTGCTGTGGCTTTCCTGCTGGGTGCTGACGTGCTGTTCCCTTGTGCCCAGGAGGGAATATGACTTTGAGGATGACTGTGACAGCCTCACGTGGGAGGAGACAGAAGAAACACTGCTCCTCTGGGAGGACTTCTCCGGATACGCCATTGCGGCCGCAGAGGTGCAGGGGGAGGTAACGGTGGTGCCGGGGCCCTGAGCTCTTGCTGGGTTGGGGTGCTCGATCCTGCCTGAGCCTGGGAAGATGCTCTCTCAAAGACCAGATTtcagcccctttccctttgcAGGCCTGTACAGatgctttcctgccttttctgcATGAATACAATTACAGCATCCTTGCTGAGGTCTCCTTTCTAAAGACAGGCCAGGGACCTGTAGCCAGAGGGGTGTGCTGAGGGTGGGGTGCACACATGTGGGGAAAGCCACAGCCTATCCAGATGAGAAGACTTCTCTGGCTGGACTGGTCTCTGGTGATCCTTGCTTATGTTCTCCAGCCCACCTACCCACTGTGCAGCAAGACTGCCCAAATGGAGGCCTTGGTGTCTGGCCAAAGCCCTTGTCATCCCAAATCTTTGGCCCTTGGCAGTCCCCTGGGGATGTATCATGCTTGGGAATGGTCTGTGCTCTCCAAATCTTAagtgcagtgctgggcttgCTTGGATTGATGTGGTCACTGCTCAGTGTGGCGTGTCCTGAGTCTCTCAAGTCCATGTTGGCAAGGCTGACTCCTGTCTTATTTGTACTCCATTGTAtatatttcttcctcttttcccagTGCTTCCAGTTCTTTCTCTGATTTGTCTCTCTCTTGCCTTTGGTTCCTCATGTTGGACGCTTGCCTGCCTCTAAACCTGCTGtctgctctcctcagcagcaggatgaCAGCCTGGAGAAAGTGATCAAGGACACGGAGTCGCTGTTCAAGAGCCGTGAGAAGGAGTACCAGGAAACCATCGACCAAATAGAggtgggagaaggaggaaatggGGGTGCTATGGCACAGAAGGGTGTGGGATGGGGGAGTAGGTCCCTGGGGGAGGGAGATACAGTGCTGGAGCATTGGTAATGTGGGTGACAGCCCTCAGTCTGGCCGTGTCCACTGCCCTGGGATCATCTCTGCACCATTTCCCTTGAGCAGCTGGAACTGGCCACAGCCAAGAACGACATGAACCGGCACCTCCACGAGTACATGGAAATGTGCAGCATGAAGCGAGGCTTGGATGTGCAGATGGAGACCTGCCGGCGGCTCATCACTCAGTCTGGGGACAGGTGAGGTTCAGCAGGAGAGCCGGGACACCCATGCTCTGGGTCTGAAGCCAGGGTGGTGGCGAGAGTGAGCTGAAGGACTGGGGAGtactcctgccctgccctcatgTGGCGTCGAGAGAGGGCAGTTCCCAGAGGCTCTTGGACTCCTGGCTGGCCTCCACACAGGTCATGGTGCCACCTCTGCAGAAGGTAAGAGACACACAGGAGTCACTTTTGACACGTGAAGCCAGACCCCCCtgatggagagaggagctgccaTAGTGCAGGGACATCCTCAAAGGCCTGTGGAGCCAGGGTGGCTCCAGGCTGGAGACCCCTGTGGTGAACTTTCACACACCCCTAGCCTTACATACCTTGTCAGGGTCCTGCTCTGGGCATCCCCCTGCAAcatctcccccagctctgcttcatGCTCTTGATTGGTGTCCTCTGGAACAccctcccagcacccagggatTGCTGCAGACCCACACATGCCCAAAGGGGCACTTGAGcttctctccttcctgctctcGTGACCCCTGCCCACACCAAActgtcctttccctgccctgggtgaTGCTATGACTGCTGCCCTTTATTGTTCTCTGCAGAAAGTCTCCTGCCTTCACTCCAACCTCCAACAGCGAGTCAGCCCCGAATGAGGAGAGCGAGGAATCTGACCGTGATCCCCCCAGCGATGCTTCCATCAGATAATGAGGGGAGGCCCGGCTCCCTCGGACCCCCTTCCTGCCACGGGGTTGCCTGAGTCACACCTGGGAGAGACTGTCAGGGACGTGGAACTGCTGGTAAACGTCTGTCACCCAGGCTGGCTCCCGTTCTGGGGTGCTTGGCAGATCCCACACACCCCCTCACCGGATACCTTGCAAATGGGAATAGCTAGATAGACCTGAGGGCCCttgcccaggctgctctgccttcaGCCCCTTCTctattccctttccctgctttggTTAAACTGTGGTTCGGGCAGGGAGGCTCCAAACGTGCCGTGGTGGCGTCCTGTGGGACGTGTTCCCGGGCGCCCCACACCCACCTCCTCTGGCCTCCGTCCTGGTACACTTGACCTGCCCCCGCCCTCCCTGCGCTACACGGAGCCGAACGAGAGCCGTACCTCCCTGCAAACTGGACCTGACACTGGTGCCAACTGGACCGAGCCCGgggctctccctgtccctgctgccggCCGGGCCTGGCCGGTGCCCACGCCGTGCCGGGCGCCCCGAGCGCTCCTGCGGGGCAGGGGCTCAGTCCCGCTCACTGTGCACTTTGCTTTGCCGCCCGTCGGCGCCGCGCTCGCGTCTGTGTTACGGGGGCGAGGTCATTAAATGGGACATTTCCTTTTCTACAGCTGCGCTGCGTCTgggctctccctgtgctgccacgGACCCTGAGGCGGGGCTGTCGTCCGTCAGACCCCAAGCCCACATCAGAGGGTCTCCCCATGGGACAGTCCCATTCCTTGGGCGTGCCAGGTGGGGCTGGCAGATGGGACAGTGGTGAGATCCCTGTTCTGAGAGCCACTTGCCCTCAACAGGCACTGGTGCTGTATGGGCTGCCTTGTTTTTAACCTGGACCATCATCagtgcagaggctgagggacTGAAAATGAAACTTATGGACCTTCCTGTTTCCTGGCCTCCTGTGCCACACCAGGGCATGCCAGAGCACCTTCCTGCCTGTCCTCAGTCCTGTGTCCCACCTCAGTGTAACCGTGGTGGGGATCCCCTGTCCCACCATCTCCTGTAGCATtttcctggctggctgcagcacctgctcctccGGAGGTGCTGACAGGAGGCTGGGGCCTGGCAGGG is part of the Prinia subflava isolate CZ2003 ecotype Zambia chromosome 3, Cam_Psub_1.2, whole genome shotgun sequence genome and harbors:
- the IFFO1 gene encoding non-homologous end joining factor IFFO1 isoform X6; this translates as MNPLFGPNLFLLPQEQQGLAGPELPPPPAAEPLAGEPPAGPFPAPPAAMALRNDLGSNISVLKTLNLRFRCFLAKVHELERRNRQLEKQLQQALEEGAGGRGRGPPRRDQAVQTGFVGPIRTLGLGLGPGLGLGSARALGSPGSRPGGPGQPSAFSAGSRFMPGTIWSFSQARRLGPGPETTLVQGPGVSWVHPDGVGVQIDTITPEIRALYNVLAKVKRERDEYKRRWEEEYTVRVQLQDRVVELQEEAQEAEACQEELAMKVEQLKAELVVFKGLMSNNITELDTKIQEKAMKVDMDICRRIDITAKLCDVAQQRNCEDMIKMFQVPASVGRKRERKQVSDEDTSLSESDASRKPDEEEEDETTAMSINEEMQRMLNQLREYDFEDDCDSLTWEETEETLLLWEDFSGYAIAAAEVQGEQDDSLEKVIKDTESLFKSREKEYQETIDQIELELATAKNDMNRHLHEYMEMCSMKRGLDVQMETCRRLITQSGDRKSPAFTPTSNSESAPNEESEESDRDPPSDASIR
- the IFFO1 gene encoding non-homologous end joining factor IFFO1 isoform X5 gives rise to the protein MNPLFGPNLFLLPQEQQGLAGPELPPPPAAEPLAGEPPAGPFPAPPAAMALRNDLGSNISVLKTLNLRFRCFLAKVHELERRNRQLEKQLQQALEEGAGGRGRGPPRRDQAVQTGFVGPIRTLGLGLGPGLGLGSARALGSPGSRPGGPGQPSAFSAGSRFMPGTIWSFSQARRLGPGPETTLVQGPGVSWVHPDGVGVQIDTITPEIRALYNVLAKVKRERDEYKRRWEEEYTVRVQLQDRVVELQEEAQEAEACQEELAMKVEQLKAELVVFKGLMSNNITELDTKIQEKAMKVDMDICRRIDITAKLCDVAQQRNCEDMIKMFQVPASVGRKRERKQVSDEDTSLSESDASRKPDEEEEDETTAMSINEEMQRMLNQLREYDFEDDCDSLTWEETEETLLLWEDFSGYAIAAAEVQGEQQDDSLEKVIKDTESLFKSREKEYQETIDQIELELATAKNDMNRHLHEYMEMCSMKRGLDVQMETCRRLITQSGDRKSPAFTPTSNSESAPNEESEESDRDPPSDASIR
- the IFFO1 gene encoding non-homologous end joining factor IFFO1 isoform X3 → MNPLFGPNLFLLPQEQQGLAGPELPPPPAAEPLAGEPPAGPFPAPPAAMALRNDLGSNISVLKTLNLRFRCFLAKVHELERRNRQLEKQLQQALEEGAGGRGRGPPRRDQAVQTGFVGPIRTLGLGLGPGLGLGSARALGSPGSRPGGPGQPSAFSAGSRFMPGTIWSFSQARRLGPGPETTLVQGPGVSWVHPDGVGVQIDTITPEIRALYNVLAKVKRERDEYKRRWEEEYTVRVQLQDRVVELQEEAQEAEACQEELAMKVEQLKAELVVFKGLMSNNITELDTKIQEKAMKVDMDICRRIDITAKLCDVAQQRNCEDMIKMFQSLHLSPVKVPASVGRKRERKQVSDEDTSLSESDASRKPDEEEEDETTAMSINEEMQRMLNQLREYDFEDDCDSLTWEETEETLLLWEDFSGYAIAAAEQQDDSLEKVIKDTESLFKSREKEYQETIDQIELELATAKNDMNRHLHEYMEMCSMKRGLDVQMETCRRLITQSGDRKSPAFTPTSNSESAPNEESEESDRDPPSDASIR
- the IFFO1 gene encoding non-homologous end joining factor IFFO1 isoform X2; this encodes MNPLFGPNLFLLPQEQQGLAGPELPPPPAAEPLAGEPPAGPFPAPPAAMALRNDLGSNISVLKTLNLRFRCFLAKVHELERRNRQLEKQLQQALEEGAGGRGRGPPRRDQAVQTGFVGPIRTLGLGLGPGLGLGSARALGSPGSRPGGPGQPSAFSAGSRFMPGTIWSFSQARRLGPGPETTLVQGPGVSWVHPDGVGVQIDTITPEIRALYNVLAKVKRERDEYKRRWEEEYTVRVQLQDRVVELQEEAQEAEACQEELAMKVEQLKAELVVFKGLMSNNITELDTKIQEKAMKVDMDICRRIDITAKLCDVAQQRNCEDMIKMFQSLHLSPVKVPASVGRKRERKQVSDEDTSLSESDASRKPDEEEEDETTAMSINEEMQRMLNQLREYDFEDDCDSLTWEETEETLLLWEDFSGYAIAAAEVQGEQDDSLEKVIKDTESLFKSREKEYQETIDQIELELATAKNDMNRHLHEYMEMCSMKRGLDVQMETCRRLITQSGDRKSPAFTPTSNSESAPNEESEESDRDPPSDASIR
- the IFFO1 gene encoding non-homologous end joining factor IFFO1 isoform X4; the protein is MNPLFGPNLFLLPQEQQGLAGPELPPPPAAEPLAGEPPAGPFPAPPAAMALRNDLGSNISVLKTLNLRFRCFLAKVHELERRNRQLEKQLQQALEEGAGGRGRGPPRRDQAVQTGFVGPIRTLGLGLGPGLGLGSARALGSPGSRPGGPGQPSAFSAGSRFMPGTIWSFSQARRLGPGPETTLVQGPGVSWVHPDGVGVQIDTITPEIRALYNVLAKVKRERDEYKRRWEEEYTVRVQLQDRVVELQEEAQEAEACQEELAMKVEQLKAELVVFKGLMSNNITELDTKIQEKAMKVDMDICRRIDITAKLCDVAQQRNCEDMIKMFQSLHLSPVKVPASVGRKRERKQVSDEDTSLSESDASRKPDEEEEDETTAMSINEEMQRMLNQLREYDFEDDCDSLTWEETEETLLLWEDFSGYAIAAAEQDDSLEKVIKDTESLFKSREKEYQETIDQIELELATAKNDMNRHLHEYMEMCSMKRGLDVQMETCRRLITQSGDRKSPAFTPTSNSESAPNEESEESDRDPPSDASIR
- the IFFO1 gene encoding non-homologous end joining factor IFFO1 isoform X1, giving the protein MNPLFGPNLFLLPQEQQGLAGPELPPPPAAEPLAGEPPAGPFPAPPAAMALRNDLGSNISVLKTLNLRFRCFLAKVHELERRNRQLEKQLQQALEEGAGGRGRGPPRRDQAVQTGFVGPIRTLGLGLGPGLGLGSARALGSPGSRPGGPGQPSAFSAGSRFMPGTIWSFSQARRLGPGPETTLVQGPGVSWVHPDGVGVQIDTITPEIRALYNVLAKVKRERDEYKRRWEEEYTVRVQLQDRVVELQEEAQEAEACQEELAMKVEQLKAELVVFKGLMSNNITELDTKIQEKAMKVDMDICRRIDITAKLCDVAQQRNCEDMIKMFQSLHLSPVKVPASVGRKRERKQVSDEDTSLSESDASRKPDEEEEDETTAMSINEEMQRMLNQLREYDFEDDCDSLTWEETEETLLLWEDFSGYAIAAAEVQGEQQDDSLEKVIKDTESLFKSREKEYQETIDQIELELATAKNDMNRHLHEYMEMCSMKRGLDVQMETCRRLITQSGDRKSPAFTPTSNSESAPNEESEESDRDPPSDASIR